From Archaeoglobus sulfaticallidus PM70-1:
ATCGATTGTTGAAAAGGATCTGGATAGCTTTGCTGAGGGAATATCGAGAATTCAGCGCATAGGGTTCAAGAGGGTGGAGATAGAGCAGTATGGAAACCTGATATGGGATGTTATGGGCTCTGTCTCCGGATGTGCTGTGGGCATGAGCTCAACCGGCCCAACCGTTTATGCTATAACAGATAGCAACGCCAATTCTGTTAAAAGAGATCTCATTTCTGCATTCAGGGAAAAGAATGTGGAGTGTGAGAGTCTGGTTACCAAAGCCAATAACAGTGGATTTGAGGAGGAATGGCTGGAGCGCTAAAGAAACTTTGAAGCGAAGCTTGTTTTCATCGTGAGACAGTTCTCCCTGAAAGAGCAGAACTTACATTTTCCACTCTCTTTTCTCTCGGGTATGAAATTTTTTCTGAGCCTAATAACTCTTTCGATCATTCTTAAAACAGTCATTCTGTCTTTTCTCGATATTTCAACATCCCTTAGCCTGCCATCGCGGCAGTAATAAACGAATCCTCTCTTTACCTTATCTTTCAGTTTTTCTTCAAGAAGGATACAGAAGCAGGTAATTTTTACCCTGTCTTTAAACCATACACCTCTTTCCGGAGCCTTATATGAAATTGAAAGGGGGTACAGCATTTCATTTTTTGTGACTATCTCATCCACAACCCCTTTCAGCCGGAACTTCTCGTTAGTCAGGCTGACTTCCCAGTCAACGGGAACGAGCTCGTTTAAGGACCCATTGAACCTGAAATCCTCAATGGCTGAGCTGAATATCCCCTCATCTCCGCCTAAACTGAGAAATCTCGCTTTAGCCCATTCAGCATCTAAACCTTTTCGAATACTGAGGTAGATCTCTTTCAGAGCCATTCCTCTTCCATAGCTCTCACCATATCTCTGAATGAAATAACAGTATCTCGGACAGTAAGCATAGCTTGTTACCTCACTAACGCTGACAAATTCCATATTCAAAATAGAATTTTAGTCGAAAAATTTTTCAGCGGGATTGAGCCTCGACTTCCAATCCTACTCGAACTCCTCAATCTCTATAACCTCAAGCGGGATTCTGCCCAGCCTCTTGCCAATCTCGTACTTGGCTATTCTTCCCGCATGCTCCTTGCTTTCTGCATTGAAAACCTTCATCTCAAAGATCAGCCCGACTAAAGCGACTCCGGCAACCATGAATGCGGATTTGAAAGGTACGTTGCAGGCTGGACAGGCTGTATCTCCAACATCGATCTCGACATAGTCGAGATCTGGGTTGAGTCTCTTCCCAGCCTCAGCTACCGCGATGTTCATCGCATCCTCTACACTTTTTGCCTTTCTAACGATCCAGCCACCCTGAAGTCTTACGATGTAGTTCAAGTTTTATCACCCTATAGTCTCTTCACGGTTCTGACTTTTAAGGGTAACTGTGTGAGTTAGGATTATCATAGGATTACCCGAACATCCTTCTCAGGAATCCTTTCCTGCTCTTCTTCTTGCTATCTTTCTTTTCCTTTTTAGCTTCTTTTTTATCCTTAACATCTCTAACCTTTGCGGTTCTCTCTGTTCTCTTCTTTTTCTCAGTTCCCTTGACAACGCTAACAGATGCACCACCATGCCTGCTTTTTCTAGTTCTTATGTTGACTATAATCGGATTCTCGAGCTCTGGATTCACAACCAAAGCTGTTCCAGGAGGGAGCCTTTTTATCTCATCAACCATTTCTGCTGTTAAACCCTCAACACCCTTCTTTATAGCATTCAGATCATTTGGATTCGTAACCCTCAGTATTATCTGGGTGTTACACTGGCTTATGACATTCTTATCAACTCTCGCAGGTCTCTGGCTTATCACCAGCAATCCGAGACCGAACTTCCTGCCTTCACTGGCTATGGTCCTCAAAACCTGTGTGGAAACGGCCTTGCCCATCCCCCTCTCAGGAATAAAGTTGTGAGCCTCCTCAATGACTATCATGCCAGGTGGTACTTCCTCTCTCTTCCTCAGTTCGAAAAGCTTCGCACACACCCTCGATACGATGAGGTCCTGGTGCTCTGGAGGTGTGCCTCTCATGTCCAGGACTATCGCCCTCTCCTTCTGGAGCAGGATATCTACGGGAGTTGAATCCCTTCCGAAAAGTCCGGATTCGAGAATCTTTTCGAGGCTGCCAAGCAAAGCAACCTTCGCACTGTGTTTTATCTGTTCAACCTCATCGATTATGTCCTCTATTGTGTACTCCTGACCTTTAAGATTTTTCAATGCCTGATACAGCAAAGCCTGCTGGGTTGTGTTGGTTATTCCGGCAAGCTCTATTATCTCCTCAGCAGACAGATTCAATCCATCGAGCCTGAGAATCCCATCAGCCCTATTTGCGAAGGGAGAGTTGGGAGGGACATACACCCTAACCTTATTGCCGTACCCTTTCGGACTTATTCCATAGATTTTCATTTTTTCCTCTTCATCCCTGTTGGGTTCTTTCAGCGAGGCGTACTCTCCATGCGGATCTATTATGAAAAGCGGTACACCTCTCTCTATAAGCTCCTCTATTATAACACCAGCAGTGTAACTCTTTCCACTTCCAGTTTTTGCCAGAATGCAGCAGTGCTTTTGCACCAGTGAGTTGACATCCAGATTGACCCTGATGTCCGTATCCTCTATCAATCCAAGATAAATACCATCTTTTTCGAGTCCAAGCACATCCACAATGAGCTCCTTTTCTGCCTTGAAAACATTCTCTCCAGGAACAAAGGGGGTTTTTGGAACCCTCAGGAGACCATTCTCATCTCTCTTTCCGATCACATATGCTTTTGCTATGTAGATCTCCCTCTCAGCATCCCTGCCTTTCAGAACATCTGTTTCCTTCAGGTCTGTGGAGGCTATAACATCGAGAACCTGAGCAACAACCCACCCCTCTGAGTCGTTCCAGACCTTGATGTAATCCGTTCTTTTAACCTCTTTTGGTTCTAAAACAACGAAATTAAACTCTGTTGATCCTGCATTACCGTAAATCCTGCCAACCAGTCCTTTCATCGTTGAACATCTGTGAAAAAAGTATAAATTATTTTTCTATATTCAGTTATACCAAGTTCAACTTATGCTCAGAAAGCATCCTGGATCGATCTCGTAGAGGTCACCATAATAGCCGTAAGCTCTCGCCCTGCAACCCCCACAGATACATCTGTACTCACACTTACTGCAACCGTAATTGGTGGAATCCCTGTCCCTCAAAGCCTCAAGCACCCTGTTCTCCTGCCATACCTTTATGAAACTCTCTCTGTAGTTCCCGACGACGATCGGTATGAACACGCATGGAGTTATATCTCCATTTGGTCTTATTCCACAGTACAACCTTCCTGCTCCACATCCGCCAATGAAATCTGAAAGCATGAGCGTTCCCTCCTTGGGAATGCAGACATCCGTTAGATGGGTTGGAGTCATGCTTTTGCCCTTACCCTCAGCAATCCTCTTTACCGCAACGACAGCATAAAGTGGGGAAGTGGACAGTAGTTGAATGTCTTTGTTCGGCATGCTGTCATATAGAAATTTGAGGAGCCATTCTATCTCTGTATCATTCAGATCCATGTCTGTTATCCCCTTGCCCCTTCCTGTTGGTACGAAGTTGAAGACAACGAGTCTGTAAGCTCCAAGCTCCTCTACCAACTCAACTAGCTCTGGTATCTCACTGAGATTCTTTTTGGTTGCTGTTGTGGCTATTCCTGTCTGGATTCCAGCTTTGATGCAGTTCTTTATTCTCTCAATTGCCCCTTCAAAAGCTCCCTTAACCCCTCTGAAGCTGTCGTGAGCTTTGGGATTCGGAGAATCCAGGCTGATCTCAACATAATCTACTATTCCTTTCAACTTTTTAGCAACATCCTCATCTATCAGTGTTCCGTTTGTGGCAACGCTCACATGGAAACCGAGCCTTTTGGCATGTTCGGCAGTAAGCCAGAAATCACTGCTCATCAATGGCTCCCCTCCTGAGAAGGATATTGCAACAACTCCTGCCTCATCAAGCTGATTTACGAGCTCAAGTTTTTCGAGCAGTGTTAGCTCATGACCCATCTTTCCGGCATTGGAGTAGCAGTGCTGGCATCTCAGATTACACATCTTCGTAAAATCCCATACCACAAGGAATGGAGCAAACAGTCTTTGCGGCACAGTTATGCCGTATCTGGCGATTCCAGCAATGACATTCGCCAGTCCCCTTCTGTAAAACCTGTCCTTCAATCCATTTTTAAGTAAATCTTCATCGATATCAAACTTTTCAGCTGACTTTTTAATTATCTCGGAAAGCGTGAAAGCCTGAAGCTTCTCGCTCAGACCTTTAGGATCTTCAAGGCCACAGTATATAGATAATATCTTCTCTATCTTCTTGGGTGTTGAAAGTTTTGATAGGATCTTTCTTGCTGCAGGACTATCAAAAATTTTTTTTAGGTAGTAAATGTACTCGTGAATATCCAGTGATCTTTTAAGTTCTCTCATATTACCACCGATTATATTAAGTAGAAGGCATATATAATATTTATCAAATTAAAGTTCTATTTATTGCAAATTATTATTAATGATTAAAATCATTCAACGAGCTTTTCGAGAGTATCAGGGGCATCGGCAAACTCCCTCAGATATTCAAATTCCATGAAGTGGATCCTCGGCGATAGTGTTATGAGTATGTGCATCGGATCTCCAAAATCGAACTCCTTCAGGTTCTTCAGCTTATCGCATTTTACAACCATATTCTCTGAACCCGCTCTCGCTATTCCGACACCGTAATACTCTGAAACATTACCGACCTGCTCAAGCAAAGAAATAGCCTTGTCAATTTTCATCGGCTCTGGATGCAAATCGAGGAAGAGTAGCGTGTGGGCGTTAATCTTTCGATTGCTCTCAATAACATCCACAGGAGTTTTTGAGACCTTTTCGCGATATGGATAGCTTATTGTTGCCGATTTTCCGAACTTGTAGATGTGTAAGCCGGTAATGCCACACACAGCACTCAGAATGCTGGATGAGTGGATTATAACAGTCTTTACACCTCTCTTTTTTGCCTCAACCCTCAAAGCTGTATGGGTTGTAGCTACCATTGGATCTCCGGGGACAAGAATGACTATATCTCTTTCTTTGGCTTTCTCTACTAGATATCTGCTGTTTTCCTCAAGATCTGATCTGCTAAGCAATCCAACTTCCTTGCCAATTAGCTCACTTAGCGAATCCGTATCGATGTTTGGCTTTGATGTGTAAAGCTCGAGATAAACCTCATCCGAGCTTCTCGCATATCTCAGCCCCTTCAGGCTGATATCTTCGGCATCCCATAAGCCCGTTCCTATGAAGATAAGCATGCTGGATCTAAGTTACTGTTTTTTATTAACTTGGTGGTAGCCACTTGGAAATCTTTTTTAGCAAATCACTTAACTCAATTCAGAATGAGTCTTGAGGAACAGATACGACAGCTTGAAGAAGAAATTAAGAACACACCCTACAACAAGGCTACTGAGCATCATATAGGTAGACTAAAGGCTAAACTAGCCAGACTAAGGGAGGAGGCAGAAAAGCAGAAGGCAAAAACTGGCAGACCGTCGTTCTCAATCAAAAAAGATGGTGATGCTACAGTGGTTTTAGTTGGGTTTCCATCGGTTGGGAAATCATCGCTGCTGAACGCTTTAACTGGAGCTAAAAGCGAAATAGGGGCTTACGATTTCACAACTCTTAAGCCAGTTCCCGGA
This genomic window contains:
- a CDS encoding DUF555 domain-containing protein encodes the protein MNYIVRLQGGWIVRKAKSVEDAMNIAVAEAGKRLNPDLDYVEIDVGDTACPACNVPFKSAFMVAGVALVGLIFEMKVFNAESKEHAGRIAKYEIGKRLGRIPLEVIEIEEFE
- the dph5 gene encoding diphthine synthase; translation: MLIFIGTGLWDAEDISLKGLRYARSSDEVYLELYTSKPNIDTDSLSELIGKEVGLLSRSDLEENSRYLVEKAKERDIVILVPGDPMVATTHTALRVEAKKRGVKTVIIHSSSILSAVCGITGLHIYKFGKSATISYPYREKVSKTPVDVIESNRKINAHTLLFLDLHPEPMKIDKAISLLEQVGNVSEYYGVGIARAGSENMVVKCDKLKNLKEFDFGDPMHILITLSPRIHFMEFEYLREFADAPDTLEKLVE
- the cas4 gene encoding CRISPR-associated protein Cas4, producing MEFVSVSEVTSYAYCPRYCYFIQRYGESYGRGMALKEIYLSIRKGLDAEWAKARFLSLGGDEGIFSSAIEDFRFNGSLNELVPVDWEVSLTNEKFRLKGVVDEIVTKNEMLYPLSISYKAPERGVWFKDRVKITCFCILLEEKLKDKVKRGFVYYCRDGRLRDVEISRKDRMTVLRMIERVIRLRKNFIPERKESGKCKFCSFRENCLTMKTSFASKFL
- a CDS encoding helicase HerA domain-containing protein, with the protein product MKGLVGRIYGNAGSTEFNFVVLEPKEVKRTDYIKVWNDSEGWVVAQVLDVIASTDLKETDVLKGRDAEREIYIAKAYVIGKRDENGLLRVPKTPFVPGENVFKAEKELIVDVLGLEKDGIYLGLIEDTDIRVNLDVNSLVQKHCCILAKTGSGKSYTAGVIIEELIERGVPLFIIDPHGEYASLKEPNRDEEEKMKIYGISPKGYGNKVRVYVPPNSPFANRADGILRLDGLNLSAEEIIELAGITNTTQQALLYQALKNLKGQEYTIEDIIDEVEQIKHSAKVALLGSLEKILESGLFGRDSTPVDILLQKERAIVLDMRGTPPEHQDLIVSRVCAKLFELRKREEVPPGMIVIEEAHNFIPERGMGKAVSTQVLRTIASEGRKFGLGLLVISQRPARVDKNVISQCNTQIILRVTNPNDLNAIKKGVEGLTAEMVDEIKRLPPGTALVVNPELENPIIVNIRTRKSRHGGASVSVVKGTEKKKRTERTAKVRDVKDKKEAKKEKKDSKKKSRKGFLRRMFG
- a CDS encoding radical SAM/SPASM domain-containing protein, whose translation is MRELKRSLDIHEYIYYLKKIFDSPAARKILSKLSTPKKIEKILSIYCGLEDPKGLSEKLQAFTLSEIIKKSAEKFDIDEDLLKNGLKDRFYRRGLANVIAGIARYGITVPQRLFAPFLVVWDFTKMCNLRCQHCYSNAGKMGHELTLLEKLELVNQLDEAGVVAISFSGGEPLMSSDFWLTAEHAKRLGFHVSVATNGTLIDEDVAKKLKGIVDYVEISLDSPNPKAHDSFRGVKGAFEGAIERIKNCIKAGIQTGIATTATKKNLSEIPELVELVEELGAYRLVVFNFVPTGRGKGITDMDLNDTEIEWLLKFLYDSMPNKDIQLLSTSPLYAVVAVKRIAEGKGKSMTPTHLTDVCIPKEGTLMLSDFIGGCGAGRLYCGIRPNGDITPCVFIPIVVGNYRESFIKVWQENRVLEALRDRDSTNYGCSKCEYRCICGGCRARAYGYYGDLYEIDPGCFLSIS